The following are from one region of the Sorghum bicolor cultivar BTx623 chromosome 2, Sorghum_bicolor_NCBIv3, whole genome shotgun sequence genome:
- the LOC8079182 gene encoding uncharacterized protein LOC8079182, producing the protein MGIINWMQNRFNGKHEKRRPEATAAAAAAAFSSAHESCRQDHGREDKIPTGDWPPQGLLSIGTLGDDPPPAAGDGGGGPPRASQADVLDFTIEEVKKLQDALNKLLRRAKSKSSSSRGSGATDEDRASQLPLDRFLNCPSSLEVDRRISLRHAAGDGGGENGEFSPDTQIILSKARDLLVNSNGTTIKKKSFKFLLKKMFVCHGGFAPAPSLKDPVESRIEKLFRTMLQKKMNNARPSNAAVSSRKYYLEDKPSGRMMIRDGHHDEEDDEKGSDRIKWDKTDTDFIVLEI; encoded by the exons ATGGGG ATCATTAACTGGATGCAGAATCGCTTCAATGGTAAACATGAGAAGAGGCGACCCgaggccaccgccgccgccgccgccgccgcctttaGCTCAGCTCACG AAAGCTGCCGCCAAGACCACGGTCGCGAGGACAAGATCCCCACCGGCGACTGGCCGCCACAGGGCCTCCTCTCGATCGGGACACTGGGCGACGACCCACCACCGGCGGCGGGAGATGGAGGTGGAGGCCCGCCGCGCGCGTCGCAGGCCGATGTGCTGGACTTCACCATCGAGGAGGTGAAGAAGCTGCAGGACGCGCTGAACAAGCTGCTCCGGCGCGCCAAGTCCAAGTCCAGCTCCTCCCGCGGGTCGGGCGCCACCGACGAGGACCGCGCTAGCCAGCTGCCGCTCGACAGGTTCCTCAACTGCCCATCCAGCCTCGAGGTCGACCGGAGGATCTCCCTGAGGCACGCCGCCGGCGACGGTGGTGGCGAGAATGGCGAGTTCTCGCCAGACACGCAGATCATACTCAGCAAGGCCAGGGATCTCCTCGTTAACAGTAACGGCACCACCATCAAGAAGAAGTCGTTCAAGTTCCTCCTCAAGAAGATGTTCGTCTGCCATGGCGGCTTCGCCCCCGCACCGAGCTTGAAGGATCCAGTTGAATCAAGGATAGAGAAG TTGTTCAGAACGATGCTTCAGAAGAAGATGAACAATGCTCGCCCGAGCAATGCTGCAGTGTCATCCAGGAAGTACTACCTCGAAGACAAACCGAGTGGGAGGATGATGATACGGGATGGGCATCACGATGAAGAGGATGATGAAAAGGGTTCTGACAGAATCAAGTGGGATAAAACTGATACTGACT TCATTGTTCTGGAGATCTAA
- the LOC8079183 gene encoding elongation factor 1-delta 1, protein MAFSFANVNSEAGLKKLDEYLLTRSYITGYQASKDDLAVYSSFSAAPSSKYINVARWFTHIDALLRLSGVTAEGLGVKVESSAVPSASTPDVAEAPAADDDDDDDVDLFGEETEEEKKAAEERAAAAKASGKKKESGKSSVLLDVKPWDDETDMAKLEEAVRSVQMEGLLWGASKLVPVGYGIKKLQIMMTIVDDLVSVDTLIEDHLCAEPVSEYVQSCDIVAFNKI, encoded by the exons ATGGCGTTTTCTTTCGCAAACGTCAACTCTGAGGCAGGGCTGAAAAAGCTTGATGAGTACCTTTTGACTCGCAGCTACATCACTGG CTACCAAGCTTCCAAGGATGATCTGGCTGTCTACTCTTCATTTTCGGCTGCTCCCTCATCCAAGTATATCAACGTAGCAAGGTGGTTTACTCACATTGATGCACTCTTGAGGCTGAG tgGAGTTACTGCAGAGGGCCTAGGTGTCAAGGTTGAGTCATCAGCAGTTCCTTCAGCCTCAACTCCTGATGTTGCTGAG GCCCCAGCAgctgacgatgacgacgacgatgatgttGACCTTTTTGGTGAGGAGACTGAAgaggagaagaaggctgctgaagagcgtgctgctgctgccaagGCTTCTGGCAAGAAGAAAGAAT CTGGGAAGTCTTCAGTTTTACTTGATGTGAAGCCATGGGACGATGAAACTGACATGGCCAAGCTCGAGGAAGCTGTTAGGAGTGTCCAGATGGAAGGACTGCTCTGGGGTGCTT CCAAGCTTGTCCCAGTTGGATATGGCATCAAGAAGCTGCAAATCATGATGACCATTGTCGATGACCTTGTCTCTGTCGACACACTCATTGAGGACCATCTGTGCGCAGAGCCAGTGAGCGAGTACGTCCAGAGCTGCGACATCGTTGCCTTCAACAAGATCT AA